CTTCAAGAGTGAAACCGATCTGCTCTGCTTTGATGAGTTTTTTGTCTCAGATATCACCGATGCGATGCTGCTCGGCACCCTGATGGAGGCGCTTTTTGCCAGAGGGATTACACTGGTGGCCACCTCCAATATTCCCCCTGACGACCTTTATCGTAACGGGCTGCAACGCGCCCGATTCCTGCCTGCCATAGAGATGATTAAGCAGCACTGCGAAATCATGAATGTTGATGCCGGAATTGATTATCGCCTGCGAACGCTGACGTCGGCCCATTTGTGGATGACGCCACTAAATGAGGCAACAGACAAAGAGATGGAGCGGATGTTTGTCGCGCTGTCGGGGCAGGGCAGGAAAGATAAACCCGTGCTGGAGATCAATCACCGCGCTCTGGCAACCCAGGGAATGGCTGAAGGCGTAGTCGCGATGGATTTCAAAACATTGTGCGGCGAGGGGCGAAGCCAGCATGATTACATTGAGCTGTCGCGCCGTTTCCACAGTGTTTTGCTGTTTAATGTGCCGGTGATGATCTACAAAACCGAGGACCAGGCGAGACGTTTTCTGGCATTGGTTGATGAGTTCTATGAACGGCATGTTAAGCTGGTGGTCTCCGCCGAAGCCTCGCTGTATGAGATTTATCAGGGCTCGCGGCTGAAGTTCGAATACCAGCGTTGTGTCTCACGTCTGCAGGAGATGCAAAGCGAGGAGTATCTCCGACTGGCGCATTTGCCCTGAAGCGGGCCAGGGCGGGGCATTGGGGTGCAATTAATATTAAAAAGGGGTCGCACTTTACAGGCGACTTCTCTATAATCTTGCGACCCCACGTTACAACAAAGGTTTTTTTCCCAAAACTCTTTGTGTTCCAGTAACTCTATCCGAAGGGGTGGGCTTGCTGGTCAAGATGGTCGTGTGAGCCTCAACCGTTTATTCAAGCGTTTGGGATTTCACCAACGTGTAACTTAATTTGGGTAAGCTTTTAGATGAAAACTTTTACAGCTAAGCCAGAAACCGTCCAACGTGACTGGTATGTTGTCGACGCAACAGGCAAAACTTTAGGTCGCTTAGCGACTGAATTGGCTCGTCGCCTGCGCGGTAAGCATAAAGCGGAATATACTCCGCACGTAGATACTGGTGATTACATTATCGTTCTGAACGCTGAGAAAGTTGCCGTAACCGGTAACAAGCGTACTGATAAGATTTATTATCATCACACCGGCTTCGTCGGTGGTATCAAGCAAGCGACCTTCGAAGAGATGATTGCTCGCCGTCCTGAGCGTGTGATTGAAATCGCGGTTAAAGGTATGCTGCCGAAGGGCCCACTGGGTCGTGCTATGTACCGTAAACTGAAAGTTTACGCGGGCAACGAGCACTCCCACGCGGCACAGCAACCGCAAGTTCTTGACATTTAATCGGGATTACAGGCAATGGCTGAGAATCAAAACTACGGCACTGGTCGCCGCAAAAGCTCTTCCGCACGCGTCTTTATCAAGCCGGGTAGCGGTAACATCGTAATCAACCAGCGTTCGCTGGAACAGTACTTCGGTCGTGAAACTGCCCGCATGGTAGTTCGTCAGCCGCTGGAACTGCTGGACATGGTTGGTAAATTCGATTTGTACATCACTGTTAAAGGTGGTGGTATCTCTGGTCAGGCTGGTGCGATCCGTCACGGTATCACACGCGCTCTGATGGAGTATGACGAATCACTGCGTGGCGAACTGCGTAAAGCAGGCTTCGTTACTCGTGATGCTCGTCAGGTTGAACGTAAGAAAGTCGGCCTGCGTAAAGCACGTCGTCGTCCTCAGTTCTCCAAACGTTAATCTGTTCTGCTCCGGCAGAAACGATTATCGGAAAACCCGGTGCCTGCACCGGGTTTTTTCTTTTCCGCTTTCGGCAAACAGAGCCGAAAAGAGGGTGGGATTTACCCTTTTCCCATCAATTCCTCGCTGCCGCCCCCACAAGCTGTCTAAAATCTGGTAAACTGTGTGTCACTTTGCGCCCATTAGCAGGGCATTGATGCATGAAATCCTCAGTGGATGCTGGTTCGGCTTCACATCATGCTAATGGCAGTCTGTTAAGCAGGTTAATCGCCACGTGGCGGGCTTGCGCAGTAATTTTCTGGATAAACTTGGAGGTTTACATGGCTGTCGCTGCCAACAAACGTTCGGTAATGACGCTGTTTTCTGGTCCGACTGACATCTTTAGCCACCAGGTTCGTATTGTCCTGGCGGAAAAAGGCGTCAGCGTAGAGATCGAGCAGGTAGAAATGGATAGCCTGCCCCAGGATCTGATTGACCTCAATCCGTACCGCACCGTTCCTACGCTTGTCGATCGTGAGCTGACGTTGTATGAATCCCGCATCATCATGGAATACCTTGATGAGCGTTTTCCGCATCCGCCATTGATGCCGGTCTACCCGGTGGCTCGTGGTGAAAGCCGTCTGATGATGCACCGTGTAGAGCAGGACTGGTACAGCCTGATGCGTAAGGTTGAAAACGGCACGGCGCAGGAAGCAGATGCAGCACGTAAGCAATTACGTGAAGAGCTGTTGGCGATTGCCCCTCTGTTTGCCCGTACCCCGTTCTTTATGAGCGAAGAGTTCAGCCTGGTTGACTGCTACCTGGCTCCGCTGCTGTGGCGTTTGCCGCAGATGGGTATTGATCTGATTGGCGCTGGTTCTAAAGAGCTTAAAGGTTATATGACTCGTGTCTTCGAGCGTGATTCCTTCCTGGCTTCCCTGACGGAAGCAGAACGTGAAATGCGCCTGCAAACGCGGGGCTGATTACCATGGAAATGTCACAACTTACCGCTCGTCGTCCGTACTTACTTCGGGCGTTTTACGACTGGCTGCTGGACAACCAGCTTACCCCGCATCTGGTAGTGGATATCAATTTACCCGGCGTGATGGTACCGCTTGAGTATGCGAAAGATGGTCAGATTGTCCTGAACATCGCACCGCGTGCAGTGGGTAACCTTGAGCTGGGTAACGATGAAGTGACGTTCAACGCCCGTTTTGGTGGCGTTCCGCGTCAGGTCACGGTTCCGCTGGCGGCAGTGATGGCTATCTATGCGCGGGAAAATGGCGCAGGCACGATGTTTGAGCCTGAACCCGTCTACGAAGAAGCCGGGGAATATAACCCGGATTCAGAGCAGAACAACACGCCAATGTCTGTGATCGACGGTGACCGCCCCGATCACAGCAGCGTGCACAACGATGATGATAATCCGGATGACGATCCGCCGCCTCGCGGTGGTCGACCGGCGTTACGCGTCGTGAAATAAGAAACGGGCCTTTCGGCCCGTTTTTTTTATCTCATACCCGGCCCGTTAAACAGGCCGGTCAGGGTGAGATTAATAGACGTCGCGCAGGTAGCGCTTCTCTTTTTTGAGCTGGTCGACATAATCCGCTGCACGCTCTGATGACATCCCACCGAACTGAGTAATCACCTGATACAGCGCCTTATCAACGTCTTTAGCCATACGTGATGCATCGCCGCAAACGTAGAAATAAGCGCCTTGCTCCAGCCATGCAAACAGCTCTGCACCCTGCTCAAGCATCCGGTTTTGCACATAAATCTTCTTCGACTGATCGCGCGAGAATGCAAGATCCAGACGAGTCAGCAGGCCAGTTTCCTGCCAGCCTGACAGCTCATCCTGATAGATGAAGTCATGTTCCTGATGCTGATCGCCGAAGAACAGCCAGTTTTTGCCCGTCGCCCCAACAGCATGACGCTCCTGCAGGAAGGCACGGAACGGCGCAATGCCGGTACCCGGACCGATCATGATCAGCGGAGCTTCGCCATTTGCCGGAACGCGGAAAGCTTTGTTCGGGGAGATAAAGATGGCCGGCTTTTCACCACGTCCAACGCGTTCAGCCAGATACGAGGAGCATACGCCGCTGCGTGGACGGCCAGAGCTGTGATAACGCAGCGTAGCGATAGTCAGATGCACCTGGTGCGGATGCGCTTTAGAACTGGACGAGATTGAGTAGGCACGATGCTGTAAAGGCCGCAGCAGTGCAACGAACTCAGGAATGCTCAGCGAGCGGGTCAGCTCAAGCTGCAGCAGGTCCAGCGAATCTTTGCCCCAAAGCCAGACACCCAGCGCGTCTTTATCGTCGTGTTGCAGTACGTGACGCAACTCCTGGTTGGTGGTGTTCTGGCCTACCCACTCGATCAGCTTACGGGAAGGTTCAGAGATCTCGAACTGATAAGTCAGCAGATCGCCGAGGCTGCGGTCAAAACCGGAAACCGGGGTGTCATAGTCTGAATTCAGCTGAGCAAGCAACAGTTTCACCAGCGCCGGATCGTTTACCGGGATCACCCCCAAAGCATCACCTGCTTCGTACTTCAGGCCGCTGTCGGTAAGATCAAATTCAAAGTGGCGGATATCCTTGCCGGAATTTGTTCCTGACAGGCGACTGTTGGTGATCAGCGCGGCGGCATAAGGGTTCTGTTTGTTACTGCCCGGTATAACCGGCGCTTCTGGCAGGTTTTCCAGAGCGGTACCGCTGCTGCCGGCACTGGCAGCAAACTGTGGCATTGAGGTTGAAATCCACTGTTCAGACGGCTCTTCATAATCGATATCACAGTCGATACGATCGCTGACGCGTTTGGCGCCCAACTGCTCAAGACGCATATCGATAAATTTACCCGCCTGACAGAAACCGTCATAGCCGGTGTCACCGATAGCCAGTACGGCGAAGTGCATTTGCTCCAGGCGTGGTGCGGTACTGGCAGAAATCGCCTGCCAGAAAAGTTGCGCATTGTCAGGCATTTCGCCTTCGCCATAGGTGGAAGTGATCACCAGAACGTGACGCATAGTGGCGAACACTTCGATATCCACTTCACCCAGGCCCTGAACCACAGGCACCAGGCCCTGAGCGCGGGCGGCTTTCGCCGCGCTCTGCGCTAAGGCTTCAGCATTACCCGTCTGGGATCCAAACAGAATATGCAGTTGTGTGGTAGCCGTAGAACTGGTGCCGCTGACAACCTGCTGCTTGTCTTCCAGTACCAGCAGGCGTGAATGTAGCCCGGCGAGAAACCCCGCCAGCCAGGATTTCTGGTCGCCATTAAATGGCGCGTCTTCAGGAATGTATGGAATTTTCATCGGTTATCTGTACTCAATCCCGTTTCGTCTTGTTCAGTAGATAGTCGCATTCAGTCCGGTAAACCGTCAGGATAATTTCCCGACGGCAGCAGCGATTTCTGGCAGTGCAGCACGGGCAAACAGCTCTTCAAAATCAGGGAGTCCGCCCAGCACTTCTCTGTTTCGCGCATCCTGGTAAATGATCCAGCCATAGGTTGCCAGGCTGTCCATCGAGCGGATGTTGCGTTGTGTCAGAGCAGCTTTGTAATCCGCCATACGTTTTGCTGCAATCAGGCAGGCCAGCTCGTCATCACTGTAGTTTTCAATCGCCGAACGGGCATGCCGTTGCAGCTTACTGATCAGTGAGAAGTCTTCCGTCATCAACAGATTACGCACGGCTTTCTCGACCGCTGCATCCTCTACCGACGTCCCTTTAGGTAACCGGGAGATCGCCAGTTGTTGAGCAAAGCTGAGAACGGTGTAGTTATTGAGCAGCACAAACATTTCTTGTGTGTCAGTTGCACCGTATTCAGGTACTGCGCCATTGGCGATAATGTTTTTCGTGCGCCAGGCTGCTTTGAATTTCGCTACCTGATGGCTGGCCAGCGCGGTAGAGAGTTCTTCCAGCAGATCCTTACGGGTTTTCGCCTTAAGGATTTCTGCACTGTCCTGGTAAAGCAGCAGTGAACGTGGCATCACGTAAACAAAGTGATGACACTCTGTTTCCCAGTGCTCAAGCAACCAGGCGGCGCGAGGAGAGTTGGTCGCTTCCAGATGCCAGTTCAGCATCGTCAGCACCGCTTCTTTGTGCACTTTCGCCATCTCGTTGTCGTCAGCGATCGATCCAAACAGCACCGAATCACCGGCGGCCGATCCTGCCAGCGTCCCATAGGGATCGTACTGGTAGGCGAAACCGCCACTCATGCCGTTACCAAAACCGGTGCCGTATGTCCCCAGGTTCAGGATGGCGCCGTTGGTCATATATTCGCAGCAGAAATCACCGACGCCTTCCACCACCGCAGTGGCACCGGAGTTACGGACAGCGAAACGGTCACCGGCCTGGCCCTGAACAAACAGACGGCCACCGGTAGCACCAAAGAGTGCGAAGTTACCGATCAGCACGTTGCCTTCAGCATCCTGAGAGCCGCCGCCAGGCGACATCACCACAATTTCGCCACCGCACTGGCCTTTACCCACGCCATCATTACAGGTGCCGTAGTGCTGCAATTTCATGCCGTCATTACAGAACACGCCAAATGACTGACCGGCAGAGCCTGAGGTTGAGAGGTTCACCGTAGCAGGCGCCAGATAGCGACGTCCACGGTCGTCCAGCATGACCGCTGAAATTTTGTTCAAACGTTCTGTATCCAGCTTGTGGTTCAGCAGACGTTCGATATCGATAGCCAGCTGGCCCCCAACGCTTTTGTTACGGTTGTTCAGGATCATGCCTGCGCCAAATTCCAGCGTAGTTTTATTCTGATCAACCAGCTCAAGGTTCAGCTGTTCGATCCAGCCGCTGTCCAGTTCGAAATCTTTTTCCAGATAAACCGGATGCGCGATTTTCAGTTCCGGCACCACGGTCAGCATCGCACGGAAATCAAGTTTGCCGACTTCCAGCGGGTGATCCATCAGATGCAGCATGTCAGAGCGACCGCGTGCTTCACGCAGGGAACGCAGGCCGAGACGAGCCAGGATCTCACGGACTTCATGTGCCACGTTGATAAAGTACTGCGCAAGCTGGCGTGGATCCCCATCAAAGGCTTCGGCATTGGTGGTCAGACCCGCCGGGCATTTCACGTTACAGTTTTTCGCCATCACGCACTTCAGCATCATCAGCGCGGTAGTACCGAATTCGAAGCTGTCTCCACCCAGCAGTGCCGCTTTCACCACGTCGCTACCGGTCTGTTGAGCGCCCGAGCAGCGTAAAAGCACTTTTTCACGCAGGCCATTGGCACACAGCGCCTGATGGACTTCGGCAATGCCAATCTCCGCCACACGGCCAGTATATTTCAGGCTGGTTACCGAGGCTGCACCTGTACCGCCGGTGTTACCGGCGACGTTAATCACATCGGCACCGGCTTTGGCAACGCCGACCGCGATGGTGCCGATGCCTTCTGAGGAAACCAGCTTAACGATAACCCGCACGCGAGCCGCTTTGCAGTCATGGATCAGCTGCGCCAAATCTTCGATCGAATAGGTATCGTGGTGCGGAGGAGGGGAAACCAGCTCCACGCCAGGCGTGCCGCCACGCGCAGCCGCAATTTCTACCGTCACTTTGGCCGCAGGCAACTGACCGCCTTCGCCAGGTTTTGCACCCTGGCCAATCTTGATTTCCAGCTCTTCTAGCATCGGATCGGCAAGGTAAGCAGCCCAGACGCCAAAACGCCCGGAAGCCAGCTGTTTAATGCGTGACGCACGGATGGTGCCGTGACGGGAATAGTGCTCACCGCCTTCACCACAGTTGCTCATGCCGCCAACCATATTGGTGCCGTGAGCTACCGCTTCGTGAGCCGGCGCAACCAGTGCGCCGTGACTCATCGCACCAGAAGCAAAGGTACGGGTAATTTCGCTCGCTGGCTGAATCTCGTTCAAAGGCAGAGAAGGAGCAGAGGTGAAGATGCGTGACAGATAGTCAGCAGCTTTGCCCGTTGCGGCCAGTTGCAGGCCACCGGCCACAATTTCACTCTCGCCAATCTCATCGTTGAAACGGGCCTTAAGCGCGCTGAACAGGGCCGCAAGACGTTCGCTTTCCGGTTTCAGCCCAACGATGCTGTCAGTGAGGCGCAGGGTAAAGTAACCCTCACGGCCTTCTGCTGCTTCACAAACCAGGCCGCGAGTGGCAAAGCCATTGTTGACCAGTGAGTAACGTCCCAGCTTACGGGCAAACTCTGCCTGGCTGTCCACGTGGGTCAGATCGGCAGGGAAGGCCAGGATATCACGCAGCGCCGCAGGACGACGTTTACGCTCCTGATGCATCAGGCTGGTGAACTCACGGTAATCCGCGGTGATAGTGAAATTATCAATCACCTCACTGGAGATACGCTCAAAGCTGGTGTCAGCAAAAGAGTCCGGCTTGATGCTGAAAGCGTTATCCAGTTTTGCCAGCGTCAGCAGACGAATGAACTGATCTTCATCGCGCGGCTTATCAGCAAAACGGATCGGCTGCTCAGTCATATCAATAAAGGTACGCACGGCAATGGTGCCGTAAGAGTGGCCCGCGCCTTCAGCACGCTCTTTAAACAGACCCAGCAAAGGCACTTCGGATTCGCCCTGAATTTTCAGTGCGCTCTGGTGCCAGTCAACGGCCATCTGAGCAATGGTGGCAAAGCCTGCGCCGCCCACTGGCGTTTTGATATTCGGGAAATATTTCTTCAGCACGCGATCTTCAGTATCGAGGAAGTTCGGTTCAAAGAACTCACCGCAGCTGTAGCTTTCAACGGTACACAGGCCCACTTTGCCCATGGTTTTCATCAGCGCTTTTTCAGCCGCTTTGGCATAGCGCTTAAAGGCTTTGTTGCCTTCGACGCCTTCACCGTATTTCTCTTCAGCACGCATCTGCACGCCAAGCGGATAGATCGCGGAAGCGCCAAATCCAAGGGTCGCTGCGATGTGGTGTGAGGAGATGCTCTGCCCGCTTTCAACCACCAGCGAGACATCCAGACGCAAGCCTTCCTGCACCAGACGCTGGTTGATGGCAGAAACCACCAGCAGCATTGGAATACCCGCGCGGGTAGAGGAGATATGGCGGTCGGTAAGCACCGCAATTCCGCCCTGTTCACGGGCAAAATCCACGACCTGCTGAGCCAGATCGTCGATGGCTTTTTCCAGCGCATCAGCATTATCGAGTCGGTTTTGTGGCTCGGTGCCGGTAATCGGGGTATAGAGCATGTCAAAACGAGCGTACGGCGCCACATCCTGTTCACGCAGCTGGAGCATATCCAGATGGGTCAGGATTGGCGTAGGCACGATGATCTGGCGCCCTTTACTGCGTCCCAGATGCGGTTTGGCACCCAGGGCGACGCGCAACGTCATGCCGTCGATTTCACGGATGGAGTCTAAAGGCGGGTTAGTCACCTGAGCAAAGCGCTGTGAGAAATAGTGCGCCATACCGCCTTCATGATCGGATAAGCCGTTGATCGCGTTGCCATAGCCCATTGCAGAGATCTTCTCTGCGCCGGTGGACAACATCGGATCCATCATGAATTTGAAGCTTTCCTGGTTGTAATAGTAGGCAACAAAACGCTGATAAGTTTTCAGATCGCCGCTGTAACGTAGCGGTGAACCTTGTTGCTCTGCAGGAATTAACGGCAGCGCATCCAGCGTCACGCGGGATTGTTCCAGCAATGCCGGATAATCTTTTTCGGCAGCCAGTTTTTCCAGTGCTTCGAGCGTGGTATAGCTGCGTTTTTCGCTGTGATCGTAATAGAGCATGCCACCAGCCTCGATGCGGCCACGGCGTAACACGCTTTCCGGTGGGAAAGCGATCTGTCCCGCTTCTGACATGGCACCGATATAGTCAGCTGTCTCAACAGAACGCAGGGGACGCAGGCCCAGACGGTCAAGGCGTGCGCCGATAACTTCGCCATTACCAAAGATCAGCGCGGCCGGACCATCGTTCTTCTCTTCATATAAAGAGAAGTATTCCAGCATCGCGCGGACTTCAGGAGAAAGTGAAGGATCGTTTTCCCATGCCGGCGGCATCATCGAAACCACGGCGTTGATCAGATCGAGATTATCTTCCATCAGGCGGCTTTGAATACTTTGATCCAGGCGCGAGCTGTCAGACTGCCCTTTAGGGCGAACGATTTTTTTGCCACGTGCCAGCGCCAGAGCGGACTCGGCAATGCGGTTTTTACGGTCAGTGTTCAGCTCGCCATTGTGCGCCATCAGCCGGAAAGGCTGCGCCATAGTGGTGTGCGGATCGGTATTTGTGGAGAAGCGGGTATGGAAGAACAGCCCGCGCACCTGATGATCCGGATCGGTAAGATCTTTGAAGTAAGGGATCACTTCATTAGAGTTCAGGCGGGCTTTCAGAACCTGGGTGCGTGAAGAGAGCGAGAGCGGGTAAAGTCCACCAAACTGGCTTTCAGTAAAGGCACGCGCTTCAATATCCAGCAGGGCGCGGTGAATGCGTTTTTCAAAGTCGTTTTGATCAACCACATCCAGCGGGGCAGCAAACACCCACTGTACGATAGGCAACTGGAAAGAGAGGGCGGCAGGACGCAGCACGCTGCCATCCAGTGGCAGATCGCGTTTCAGCAATACTGGCAGGCCACCGGCGGCCAGGGTCTCTTCTACCAGACGCTCGGCATTCGCGCGCAGTTCAACATCTTTAGGCACAAAGAAGTTACCCACACCGAAACGTCCTGCATTCAGCGGCTGGCCGGTAATTTTACGGAAGAAGTGCAGCGAGATGTCCACGTTAACGCCAGCGCCGTCACCGACGCCTTCCGCCGACATACCCCCACGATGAGGCACGGTGCACAGGGCACTGTGTGCCATCTGCAGTATCTCATGAGTTTGTTCGCCATCCTTACGCGTAATAAAGCCTACGCCACAGCTGTCACTGTCTTGCGTTGGATCGTACAAGCCGTAGGGAAAAGGGTTTGTGTTGGACATCGGGGGCCTCCTCAACTTCTTTTTGACATTGCCTATATTGTTTCAACCACAGAATGCAACTGAGTGGATCTTTCCCAGGCTCTGTATCATTTTCCTGACCGCTTCAAGCGGACGCTGTTAACCCGAGCATCTCCTCTCCGGACTTTTGTAATACATCCATGAAGGGGGGCTGCTCTAAAATTTCCGAATCTCTTAAAGGGAGATAACTTACATCACGAGGGAGTCTTCTTGCTGCATAGATATGCCGGGACAATGGCCCGTCAGGAAAGCTTCCAGCGGATTTCCAACTTATCGGGAAAGCGTACTCAGGTCAAATAGCGCTCTTACAAAGCCTTTTGCCGGGTTAATGCATGTTAACTTTATGATATGTAAGCTTTTGTAAGGCTTTTTTCTGTCGGAGGTATAGCCTCAGTGGCCCCACTAAGTGTGAGCTGTCTCACTGTAGTGCAGGGGCCAAATCTCTGCACCATGCTGGTGCCGGGGGTATTGGCAGCAGAATGTTCTGACAACAGGCACCTGTTTGCTGAAAAGTACTGTTTTTAATTGTGTGGGTTATTTGAATTAAACACCGGGGGATCATTAGTAAAATTAATCACCCTGGCCATGATTAACTTCTCATTTAATGTGAATTTTTATTCGCGTGAGCGCGGCGATTATGCAGCCGAGATCGGCCTGTAGCTATGAATGACAGCCTTAAGACTGCAAAACAGGGCGGGTTCCTCTCTCGCAGATTATGCAATCAATAATATCAGACAGTAAAAATGCTTCAGAAGAATGACAGGCAGGTGGCGGGGGTAAAGCGTTGAGGATATTGGTAGCCTCATTTTATACCAGAACCAACGTGGGCGCAGCCTGTAAGGCAATAGAGAAAGTTTTTAGTGCACCAGCCTGGTGCGCTGCCAGAATGAACAGCCGCTGGTGGGTCTTTTGAGCTTTTACGGTATGATTGTCCCATTGGCACGGAAGGAATCTTTTATGAAACAAATTCGTCTTTTAGCGCAATATTACGTCGACCTGATGGTGAAGCTGGGGCTGGTCCGCTTCTCACTGCTGCTGGCTTCCGCTCTGGTGGTGCTGGCCATGATTGTGCAGATGGCAGTGACCATGGTGCTGCGCGGTCATGTGGAAAGTATCGACATGGTGCGCTCAGTGTTCTTTGGTCTGCTGATCACTCCCTGGGCTGTCTACTTCCTTTCAGTGGTGGTGGAGCAGCTTGAAGAGTCCCGACAGCGGCTGTCGAGGCTGGTGGATAAGCTGGAGGAGATGCGGCACCGCGATCTCGAACTGAATCAGCAGATGAAAGAGAATATCACCCAGCTGAACCAGGAAATTGCCGATCGTATCAAAGCCGAAGAGGCGCGTTTGCAGGTGATGGCCAAACTCAAGGAAGAGATGGTCAGACGTGAAGAGGCGCAGATCGAACTCGAACAACAATCTTCCTTCCTGCGATCTTTTCTGGATGCCTCGCCTGACCTCGTGTTCTACCGCAATATCGATCAGCAGTTTTCAGGCTGTAACCGCGCGATGGAATTACTGACAGGAAAAAGTGAAAAACAGCTGATTGGCCTGACGCCCCGCGATGTTTATGACAACGATGCGGCGACTAAAGTGCTGGAAACTGACGATAAAGTCTTCCGTCATAACGTCTCCCTGACCTATGAGCAATGGTTGCAATACCCTGACGGGCGCAAAGCCTGTTTTGAAATCCGCAAAGTGCCTTATTACGACCGCATCGGTAAACGCAGTGGTCTGATGGGCTTTGGACGCGATATAACGGAGCGTAAGCGCTACCAGGACGCTTTAGAGAATGCCAGCAGGGAGAAGACCACATTTATCTCAACTATCAGCCATGAGCTGCGTACGCCGCTTAATGGCATTGTAGGCCTCAGCCGCATTCTGCTGGATACCGAACTTAATCAGGAACAGCTCAACTACCTCAAAACCATTCACGTCTCAGCCATCACCCTGGGGAACATCTTCAACGACGTGATTGAGATGGATAAGATCGAGCGGCGCAAAGTGCAGCTGGATATCCAGCCGGTGGACTTTACCGGTTTTCTGGCCGATCTGGAGAATCTCTCCGGGCTGCTGGTTCAGCCTAAAGATCTCCGGTTCGAGCTGGAACCTCAGTTGCCTCTTCCCCACCAAATCATGACCGATGGCACGCGACTGCGGCAGATCCTGTGGAACCTGATTGGTAACGCGGTGAAGTTCACCCAAAAGGGCAGCATTGTTGTACGGGTAGAGTATCAGGGAGAAGATTGCCTGCGCTTTGAAGTGGAAGACTCGGGGATGGGCATCCCTCAGGATGAGCAGGATAAAATTTTTGCAATGTACTACCAGGTCAAGGACCAGCGCGGGGGTAAACCGGCAACCGGTACCGGGATTGGTCTGGCGGTTTCCCGTCGCCTTGCACA
This genomic window from Erwinia sp. E_sp_B01_1 contains:
- a CDS encoding glutamate synthase-related protein; its protein translation is MSNTNPFPYGLYDPTQDSDSCGVGFITRKDGEQTHEILQMAHSALCTVPHRGGMSAEGVGDGAGVNVDISLHFFRKITGQPLNAGRFGVGNFFVPKDVELRANAERLVEETLAAGGLPVLLKRDLPLDGSVLRPAALSFQLPIVQWVFAAPLDVVDQNDFEKRIHRALLDIEARAFTESQFGGLYPLSLSSRTQVLKARLNSNEVIPYFKDLTDPDHQVRGLFFHTRFSTNTDPHTTMAQPFRLMAHNGELNTDRKNRIAESALALARGKKIVRPKGQSDSSRLDQSIQSRLMEDNLDLINAVVSMMPPAWENDPSLSPEVRAMLEYFSLYEEKNDGPAALIFGNGEVIGARLDRLGLRPLRSVETADYIGAMSEAGQIAFPPESVLRRGRIEAGGMLYYDHSEKRSYTTLEALEKLAAEKDYPALLEQSRVTLDALPLIPAEQQGSPLRYSGDLKTYQRFVAYYYNQESFKFMMDPMLSTGAEKISAMGYGNAINGLSDHEGGMAHYFSQRFAQVTNPPLDSIREIDGMTLRVALGAKPHLGRSKGRQIIVPTPILTHLDMLQLREQDVAPYARFDMLYTPITGTEPQNRLDNADALEKAIDDLAQQVVDFAREQGGIAVLTDRHISSTRAGIPMLLVVSAINQRLVQEGLRLDVSLVVESGQSISSHHIAATLGFGASAIYPLGVQMRAEEKYGEGVEGNKAFKRYAKAAEKALMKTMGKVGLCTVESYSCGEFFEPNFLDTEDRVLKKYFPNIKTPVGGAGFATIAQMAVDWHQSALKIQGESEVPLLGLFKERAEGAGHSYGTIAVRTFIDMTEQPIRFADKPRDEDQFIRLLTLAKLDNAFSIKPDSFADTSFERISSEVIDNFTITADYREFTSLMHQERKRRPAALRDILAFPADLTHVDSQAEFARKLGRYSLVNNGFATRGLVCEAAEGREGYFTLRLTDSIVGLKPESERLAALFSALKARFNDEIGESEIVAGGLQLAATGKAADYLSRIFTSAPSLPLNEIQPASEITRTFASGAMSHGALVAPAHEAVAHGTNMVGGMSNCGEGGEHYSRHGTIRASRIKQLASGRFGVWAAYLADPMLEELEIKIGQGAKPGEGGQLPAAKVTVEIAAARGGTPGVELVSPPPHHDTYSIEDLAQLIHDCKAARVRVIVKLVSSEGIGTIAVGVAKAGADVINVAGNTGGTGAASVTSLKYTGRVAEIGIAEVHQALCANGLREKVLLRCSGAQQTGSDVVKAALLGGDSFEFGTTALMMLKCVMAKNCNVKCPAGLTTNAEAFDGDPRQLAQYFINVAHEVREILARLGLRSLREARGRSDMLHLMDHPLEVGKLDFRAMLTVVPELKIAHPVYLEKDFELDSGWIEQLNLELVDQNKTTLEFGAGMILNNRNKSVGGQLAIDIERLLNHKLDTERLNKISAVMLDDRGRRYLAPATVNLSTSGSAGQSFGVFCNDGMKLQHYGTCNDGVGKGQCGGEIVVMSPGGGSQDAEGNVLIGNFALFGATGGRLFVQGQAGDRFAVRNSGATAVVEGVGDFCCEYMTNGAILNLGTYGTGFGNGMSGGFAYQYDPYGTLAGSAAGDSVLFGSIADDNEMAKVHKEAVLTMLNWHLEATNSPRAAWLLEHWETECHHFVYVMPRSLLLYQDSAEILKAKTRKDLLEELSTALASHQVAKFKAAWRTKNIIANGAVPEYGATDTQEMFVLLNNYTVLSFAQQLAISRLPKGTSVEDAAVEKAVRNLLMTEDFSLISKLQRHARSAIENYSDDELACLIAAKRMADYKAALTQRNIRSMDSLATYGWIIYQDARNREVLGGLPDFEELFARAALPEIAAAVGKLS
- the arcB gene encoding aerobic respiration two-component sensor histidine kinase ArcB; the encoded protein is MKQIRLLAQYYVDLMVKLGLVRFSLLLASALVVLAMIVQMAVTMVLRGHVESIDMVRSVFFGLLITPWAVYFLSVVVEQLEESRQRLSRLVDKLEEMRHRDLELNQQMKENITQLNQEIADRIKAEEARLQVMAKLKEEMVRREEAQIELEQQSSFLRSFLDASPDLVFYRNIDQQFSGCNRAMELLTGKSEKQLIGLTPRDVYDNDAATKVLETDDKVFRHNVSLTYEQWLQYPDGRKACFEIRKVPYYDRIGKRSGLMGFGRDITERKRYQDALENASREKTTFISTISHELRTPLNGIVGLSRILLDTELNQEQLNYLKTIHVSAITLGNIFNDVIEMDKIERRKVQLDIQPVDFTGFLADLENLSGLLVQPKDLRFELEPQLPLPHQIMTDGTRLRQILWNLIGNAVKFTQKGSIVVRVEYQGEDCLRFEVEDSGMGIPQDEQDKIFAMYYQVKDQRGGKPATGTGIGLAVSRRLAQSMGGDITVRSAPGAGSCFTLTINAPRIAEQHEAEQPADDMPLPALHVLLVEDIELNVVVARSVLEKLGNSVEVAMTGEEALAMFDPDEFDLVLLDIQLPDMTGLDVAREIHQRHGRQHLPPLVALTANVLKDKKEYLDAGMDDVLSKPLAVPALTAIIKKYWDFQQETEESKMDEEKLGLLDVTMLEQYIELVGPQLIYQSLDMFEQMMPGYLEVLDSNMMARDQKGIAEEGHKIKGAAGSVGLVHLQYLAKQIQSPELPAWWDNVQEWIDELKHEWRNDVNVLREWVTDAGKK